The following proteins come from a genomic window of Megalobrama amblycephala isolate DHTTF-2021 linkage group LG1, ASM1881202v1, whole genome shotgun sequence:
- the prl gene encoding prolactin isoform X1, translated as MMAEGSRLYFAVTVLMCAFVSINGVGLNDLLERASQLSDKLHSLSTSLTNDLDSHFPPVGRVMMPRPSMCHTSSLQIPNDKDQALKVPEDELLSLARSLLLAWSDPLALLSSEASSLAHPERNTINSKTKELQDNIDSLGAGLEHVFHKMGSSSDNLSSLPFYSNSLGQDKTSRLVNFHFLLSCFRRDSHKIDSFLKVLRCRAAKKRPEMC; from the exons ATGATGGCTGAAGGATCTAGACTATACTTTGCAG TGACCGTCCTGATGTGTGCATTTGTCTCAATCAACGGTGTCGGTCTGAATGATCTACTGGAAAGAGCCTCTCAACTTTCAGACAAACTTCACTCCCTCAGCACCTCTCTCACCAATGACCTG GATTCTCACTTTCCTCCTGTTGGGAGGGTAATGATGCCCCGTCCGTCGATGTGCCACACATCCTCCCTTCAAATTCCCAATGACAAAGACCAAGCCCTGAAAGTGCCG GAGGATGAGTTGCTTTCTTTGGCTCGGTCTCTGCTGCTGGCCTGGTCCGATCCCCTCGCCCTCCTCTCCTCTGAGGCATCCAGCCTAGCACATCCAGAACGCAACACCATTAACAGCAAGACCAAAGAACTGCAAGACAACATCGACAGCCTGGGTGCAGGTCTGGAGCATGTTTTTCACAAG ATGGGCTCATCCTCAGACAACCTGTCCTCTCTCCCTTTTTACAGCAACAGCCTTGGCCAGGATAAAACCTCTCGACTTGTCAATTTCCATTTCCTGTTGTCCTGCTTCCGCAGGGACTCCCACAAAATTGACAGTTTCCTCAAAGTTCTGCGCTGCCGGGCAGCCAAGAAGAGACCTGAGATGTGCTAG
- the prl gene encoding prolactin isoform X3 has translation MTMLELKTMANREIIFQDSHFPPVGRVMMPRPSMCHTSSLQIPNDKDQALKVPEDELLSLARSLLLAWSDPLALLSSEASSLAHPERNTINSKTKELQDNIDSLGAGLEHVFHKMGSSSDNLSSLPFYSNSLGQDKTSRLVNFHFLLSCFRRDSHKIDSFLKVLRCRAAKKRPEMC, from the exons ATGACAATGCTGGAATTGAAGACAATGGCAAACAGGGAAATAATATTTCAG GATTCTCACTTTCCTCCTGTTGGGAGGGTAATGATGCCCCGTCCGTCGATGTGCCACACATCCTCCCTTCAAATTCCCAATGACAAAGACCAAGCCCTGAAAGTGCCG GAGGATGAGTTGCTTTCTTTGGCTCGGTCTCTGCTGCTGGCCTGGTCCGATCCCCTCGCCCTCCTCTCCTCTGAGGCATCCAGCCTAGCACATCCAGAACGCAACACCATTAACAGCAAGACCAAAGAACTGCAAGACAACATCGACAGCCTGGGTGCAGGTCTGGAGCATGTTTTTCACAAG ATGGGCTCATCCTCAGACAACCTGTCCTCTCTCCCTTTTTACAGCAACAGCCTTGGCCAGGATAAAACCTCTCGACTTGTCAATTTCCATTTCCTGTTGTCCTGCTTCCGCAGGGACTCCCACAAAATTGACAGTTTCCTCAAAGTTCTGCGCTGCCGGGCAGCCAAGAAGAGACCTGAGATGTGCTAG
- the prl gene encoding prolactin isoform X2 has protein sequence MCAFVSINGVGLNDLLERASQLSDKLHSLSTSLTNDLDSHFPPVGRVMMPRPSMCHTSSLQIPNDKDQALKVPEDELLSLARSLLLAWSDPLALLSSEASSLAHPERNTINSKTKELQDNIDSLGAGLEHVFHKMGSSSDNLSSLPFYSNSLGQDKTSRLVNFHFLLSCFRRDSHKIDSFLKVLRCRAAKKRPEMC, from the exons ATGTGTGCATTTGTCTCAATCAACGGTGTCGGTCTGAATGATCTACTGGAAAGAGCCTCTCAACTTTCAGACAAACTTCACTCCCTCAGCACCTCTCTCACCAATGACCTG GATTCTCACTTTCCTCCTGTTGGGAGGGTAATGATGCCCCGTCCGTCGATGTGCCACACATCCTCCCTTCAAATTCCCAATGACAAAGACCAAGCCCTGAAAGTGCCG GAGGATGAGTTGCTTTCTTTGGCTCGGTCTCTGCTGCTGGCCTGGTCCGATCCCCTCGCCCTCCTCTCCTCTGAGGCATCCAGCCTAGCACATCCAGAACGCAACACCATTAACAGCAAGACCAAAGAACTGCAAGACAACATCGACAGCCTGGGTGCAGGTCTGGAGCATGTTTTTCACAAG ATGGGCTCATCCTCAGACAACCTGTCCTCTCTCCCTTTTTACAGCAACAGCCTTGGCCAGGATAAAACCTCTCGACTTGTCAATTTCCATTTCCTGTTGTCCTGCTTCCGCAGGGACTCCCACAAAATTGACAGTTTCCTCAAAGTTCTGCGCTGCCGGGCAGCCAAGAAGAGACCTGAGATGTGCTAG